The following nucleotide sequence is from Aquarana catesbeiana isolate 2022-GZ linkage group LG08, ASM4218655v1, whole genome shotgun sequence.
tgccacccctcctgtccatgtTCCTCTTTTTTCTGCTgcccgtgtccccctgtgtgctcccttgctccccccaTTGGTTCAGgatggagagaggggaagaggccGGTACATATGTCACACATatatgttggagctttgaggtgcgcaccccaatgcaataggctgtgcacgcctgtgggagacacatttggacagcagcattgtcaccctgtagAAAGGGTAATAGTAAATGCACTAGCTgagttatgcccagtacacacgatgagaaaatcagaagaaaaataccactttcggagCGATCGTCTGCTAATCTGATTAGTACGCGGCTTTTTGAGagctgatcacaacagttcatgcgaAATTATCAGAAGGGACAAGCATTAAAATTATTCAATAACAGAGCAAACGATTTTCGTGtaatcagtatggtatttgtacaaaaACAATTGTGTGACCAAGGCCATTCATACTCAGAAGTAAAAGAGtaaattacagtacaatacattacatcacttccaaagttgtattctgtcgtacgagaatttttgtaactttagcaatctattggttttcgatatgagactagcatgcaaaaaaaaaatggccaatcattcgtctgatattctcattgtgtgtatgaggctttacaggcagtccccgggttacaaacaagttagggactgtaggtttgttcttaagtttaatctgtttgtaagtcggaacaggtacattttttaagtgtagcgccagccaaaaaaaatatttttaagctttttggatagcatagggaagggttatcacccctttaacatttgttttgctgtctgtgctcctcttcagaagatttcacctcactttctgtcccaatgacaattggattttgaaaattttgggttgctgtggaaacaagccttggtgataaagcatcagcggaggtaccttttccccataatagatcttacaggagagaatttcccttcctaggggtagatttcctctcacttcctgttgtctccctccatttgtaagtaggagtcgtttgtaagtcggatgtttgtaactaggggaccccctgtatatggacttgactaacaattaAAAGCCGAACTCCATTTAACACTTTTTAATTAGttacaggaactttttttttttcttttttgacaaataaacaaaaaactgaccattgtaggcacccctgtcagtgttaaatggtttgtctcaaccctctaactgccacttttgctggacagcttggtctgttaaaggaagttgaaaaataacagaattgctgtctagatcaccaggtgaatattatatatataaaaaaaaaaaacttaaaaaaaaaaaaacggatgcagccaccaaatctaaataTGGGTAAGTGGCAATATACCGGTAATACATTTTATCGGGTTTAATACCACTCTAGTCCTAAGTATAGGTTTGCTTAATAATAATTGCATGCAAACAGCAGTTTATCAGTCTATAATCTAATAGTTGGGCAGTTGTTGGATCCGTCATACTCCATAAGTGTCGTGTGTCATAGTTTAGAGAGTCTTCAGAATAGGCGTGAGAGTGGCATGGACTTGTATTGCCACGGAGCTGTATGTAACCGAATCATTGTTATTTCTGTTCGGAGGAATCCTGCAATAAAAGTCCTTACTGCCTGCTCCTGGTCTGTGAACCATGCCTGAGAAATTGGGGACTAATTACATCCATCTGTCAAGTCACCTCACTGCCTGGGAAAGCAGTCATTAGAAATATATCTAATACAGTCATAGACTTATGATGTAAGCAGGGAACTCTGAGAAGTCATTATTCCAGAATACTATTCACTGTTAAATCTACTTCCTTCCATAGGATCCCCTTCATTTCCCTGCCAGAGGCTGTGGAGCAAGTTAAGGGTGTTTACTGCCGGTTTCTTTAGCCTGGCATAGGAGTGACActagcattttctactcccactggccacagtccggcaaCCTTATGtttaaattggccctttgtttcaaaagtttggagacctctgcttttAACTTTGTGTCACTAGATCCTgcctattttttttaatacaagtgcCTGTCAATGTACAGGTACTATTGACAATTGTGAAGTTCAGGGACTTGCACTTAAATAAATGTTAACGGTTTTCATGATTTCAATTGCTGCTCAATCAAGCTGTTCCTCCATGTGGCAAGTCCAGTACTAGTTCTACTATAgaccaaaaaacaaagaaaagaaaaagctaatCCTGCAGAACCAAACCCCTAATGCGGTTATCTCAAAAAGTCCCTGGTACTTTACACCTACTAAGGTGCTGCCGCTGTAGCTGAAGAAACTTGCCTAGTTCTACTATAGACCTGTGAAGTCACAGTTTTCTCTGAGTCCCTCGAAATGTCatcctgtgttgagccctgatgaagggggaatggTGTTGTCCCCAAAATGCGTAGGCTGTATTTTTATCAGCAATTAATAATATCTTGTACTCTTTTATGTGGTTTTCTCTGGCGCTCCTTTCTGCATTTCTGTGGTTTGAACTACTACTGGGTGCCCATCAAGAGAAGCCTTGCTGTGTGAAAGCCGCCTCGTCAGAGCCattgagcttgtttgaagttttccttcatctgactatACTTGCAAGTCTAAAAGTTCCCAGGGAGTCTTTGAGTAGGTTGTTTTGGAGTTCATCTGTTTTTATGACAGCGACAGAGCTTTTCTGTAATTTATTAAGATATGTGCTACAATTTAGAAATTTGAATGACAAATACTTCTATGCATAGCTCAATTATGCAAACTCATTGAAGAACTTGAATGCATCTACCCATGATGTCTAGCGGTTAATCCAGCCATAAAAAATAGATTGACAGTAAACGGGTCTTCATTAACGTAAAGCTGCTTTCTCTTCCAGATTTTTTGGCTTCTCGTCCCGCGTACCGCTTCAATTTAACTTCTCTCCAGTCATCTGAAGTTGTCTTGGCTGCCACTCTCCATTTTGGACCTGACAAAAGCCCGAGACCTCCTAGAGACTCCTTCTGCAAACGTTCCAAAAATGCTTCTTGTCGCCTCTTGCTGCCATCTCCATCCCAGAAGATCAGCGTCACCTTTCGAAGCCTTCTTCACCACACAGACTTGGGTATGGTGAAATGGAATGTCAGCAGCACCGTGCCCTATAAAAAGGGGGTCTGGCACACCAAAGACATAACGAGCATCATCAAGGAGGCCCAACATCAACAAGACTTGTTTATTTCTGCTGAGATTGACTTTGGACATAAACTTTCTACAATCTTTGAGACTAACCCTAGTGATGTTCCATATATCCTGGTATTTGCTAATGATAGAGCAATTTCAGAACCCAATAGTGTGGCTTTGACCTTGCAGAGATATGACCCATTTCATTCCAATGGTGGAGACCCAAAGCAAGGGTCCAATGCATCTTCAGAGAGCAGAGTGAAGAGGGAAATCCCATATGTGACTTCCACCCATGATAATGAACTGCCGGATGTCAAGTATGTACGTTACAGCAAACAGGACTTGTGGGAGGGCACGTACAAAGCCCTTAAGCAAAAAACcccaaagaaagagaagaaaaagaagggtCCCGAAAGTTTGGACAAGGTTTTAAAGTCTCCAGTGCTGCACTTTGATGAAAGAACCATGAAAAAAGCACGAAGGCGCCAGTGGGATGAACCCAGAGTGTGCTCTCGACGATACTTAAAAGTAGACTTTGCTGACATTGGGTGGAGTGAATGGATTATATCTCCAAAATCTTTTGATGCTTACTACTGCTCTGGAATTTGTGAGTTCCCCATGCCAAAGGTATGTGAAGgatatatttgtaaaatatataattATGAAATCCAGGTAAGCTGCTTAATAGACAGGTCAAATACATACCTGTTAACCGTTTACCTTCCAAATGATTTGCTTTTTGCCTGGGATGCTGTAGATGCAGCTGGTTAAAGCATAAATGTcaacaagcaatgtaaacatttcCCATATTGGTGCAACATATACATCAAGAGTCTGTGCAAGACTTAATTATTGAtattaaactctggtttaaaaaaattgtatttaagtATGTACTCTTAAGGCCTCGGGACAAACaaaaaattatcccttgcagttgGGCTGCATTGTTAAAATTGCTGTGGCTGCTGCATATGTACAGCCCCGTGGCCAGAGTGGGGTAAAACTatggctcaactgcctgtttttaccacaGCCCCCCcaacaccccgcccccccccccccggcgtgtgaaagagcccttatacacTTCCCCAATGGTGGGAACAAATAAATGAGGATATTaggcttaaggctgcattcacacatgtgtgttgcatttttgtgcattttgtcATGCGTTTCTGCTTTCAGAAACTCAGCAATCTGCCCGAATCGAGCTACAAAAAATAGCTCCAAAACTTATttaagcttcaggcattttggagtggagaggTGAACCACCGctatagagaattttttttttttttctctctgtgtgtTTTGGAGCTTCAAGATCCAAAATGCTCAGGTGTCATTTGCTTCATGTTGAAGATGAATGTGTAAGATCTCTGGTTTTTGAATGTCACACTATAATCCACTGAATACAGAGGAGCCAAAAGGAACTAATGTGCCTAATCCTAGCAATAGACATATGCAGTCTGCTTTGGTCCGAATgcaaattcggacacatttttgcttacttggagattcggatgtattcGAATCTCCAAATAAAATATTAAGGAATTTAGTTGAAATTCGTTTAGTTGATTCGTTTTCTAACAGATTTCAAATTTTTGGAACAATTCGGATTGCTTGAACAATTATAGACTCATTCGAATTCTGTGTGGAGAATAGCTGGTTGTTTAGGAGCGGGCCGAGAAGCTGGCCGCCGAGTccttaaaacagagttccacccaaaagtggaacttccgctttaagtagttgtgaccccctgacatgccacatttggcatgtcatttttttgtggggggattgtgtacctagttttcacaggtacccagctcccacttcatcTCCTGGCACCGAGTGGAAGTTCACCTCTCCGCccctcctccctgcaatcttctgggacacgtcacagatcccagaagatcaCCCGGACATTCATATCGCGCAGCGCAGCTCGCAGCCGGGCGCCCACATCGATGCCAAcgtcgcagagaggagggggagagaagcaaggctttgggtgcccgcatcgctggaccatgggacaggtaagtgtttgtttattaaaagtcagcagctacactttttgtaactgctgactttaaagtgggtggaactccgctttaacaaccgacaactcatcagctgtcagtgggcttccccgctgagagctgaaatgtaaacaaaagaatgccggcaatgcaaaagtctgaaaaaaaaacccagtgtggggtccccccaatccataccaggcccttcgggtctggtatggattctaaggggaaccccgcaccacaaaaaaaaaaatggcatagcatctgagggcccccagatccccccccccccaatgtaaatgAGTAAGGGTActattttgacaattcctttattaaaaaataaagaacaatgtcccctgatgtagaacaatcttcaatcatggcgcccgctgcactgccagacccgaaaaaaacaaaaaccctccaACCTCATCGAAAGCTCCCCGCCGACTGCCTGCTCCtttgtctgacatttcttaaacaggtaaggGGCAGAGTCACCTAATGACGTCAGTGGGCAACCCAGCCCCTTGTGAAGTCACCGACCAGGGCATGCTGGGTCattctcattcacatagaggggggtaataaatacctgggtgcttttacatactacactatgaggcgaCCTTTATTCTCATTCTGGCACATATATAGGAATCTAACCTATGGAGAGATGTTCTCAGAGGGGACAGCAGGATTTGAGCCTTTTGTGCAGTCTATGGTGAACAGGAGCAAGCCTGATGAGTGTTTGACCGCTGTCagaccacctataatctagtggtccatTTCTAAGAGTAAGAGACCTGGTTTGCTGGGGTGTTGGTTAAGGATTGTCATTTCACCTGTAGATTTGCCTCTGTTACACACCCTGGGTGCTCCCTAACAATTGTGGACTTTATCTGAATGGACTTTTAATAAGCACTGCATCTTTTTTGAATGTTCTGTTGATTGTTACCCACAGTTTATGCTAGCTGctgttctttgtaaaaaaaaaaaaaaaaacatgctcagTGAAGTTTTCTATTTACACATGGGCTTTCCTGAccttctgggctgcatgctcagacaagggtctgatatggatcttgtaggggacccacaccatttttttttttcactttggcgtggggttccccttagaaacaacaccagacccgaagggcctggtatggattggggagtgaccccacactgtttttttttttttcagacttttctATTACCGGCATTCTTTGGTATACATTTCACCTCTCagaggggaagcccgctgacagctgatgagtcaacaGTTGTTAGGATGCCGCGGCCAGCTTCCTGGTCTGCTGctaaacaaccagctattcttcacacagaattccgAAAATTTAGAATCCcttagaaaataaataaacaaaataaaattaaaccaAACCAAACGAATTCCAAAACTAATCAAAGAAACAAAATTAGTAGCATAATGAATCTATACA
It contains:
- the GDF10 gene encoding growth/differentiation factor 10, with product MSLHWMMLIFLSMELIQAADSSPAGMLNPATDPLSMHMMRLYEKYSREGSRAQDGNTVRSYRAQPDFLASRPAYRFNLTSLQSSEVVLAATLHFGPDKSPRPPRDSFCKRSKNASCRLLLPSPSQKISVTFRSLLHHTDLGMVKWNVSSTVPYKKGVWHTKDITSIIKEAQHQQDLFISAEIDFGHKLSTIFETNPSDVPYILVFANDRAISEPNSVALTLQRYDPFHSNGGDPKQGSNASSESRVKREIPYVTSTHDNELPDVKYVRYSKQDLWEGTYKALKQKTPKKEKKKKGPESLDKVLKSPVLHFDERTMKKARRRQWDEPRVCSRRYLKVDFADIGWSEWIISPKSFDAYYCSGICEFPMPKVVRPSNHATIQSIVKAVGIIPGVPEPCCTPDKMSSLSVLFLDESRNVVLKIYPNMSVESCSCR